The Homo sapiens chromosome 8 genomic scaffold, GRCh38.p14 alternate locus group ALT_REF_LOCI_1 HSCHR8_3_CTG7 DNA window GACCACCACAGCTCCCGGGTCAGCGGCCCGCCAGGTTGCCGTGGCTCCATGCCCACCTCCTCTGCAGGCAAGGGCGACCCAGAGTCTGGCTGGCAAGGGCAGGCCTCGCTCCGCCGCCCCTCGATGCTCCTCTTCATCACCTTGAGCTCGCTGGGGTGAGGTGTGGCCCGGCGCTGTAGGCCCTGTTGTAGGGACAAGGATGAGCAGCAGCCACAGGGCAGGGGTCAGGCAGAGGTTCGCCCCCCAGATCCTCACCCTCATACCCGCTTCTCAGCTGCAGCTTCCTCAGCGTCCTCATCACCTATGGGGGCCTCCAGGAACTGGATGACGCTGACGCGGCTCGGCGGGGCATCGCTCCAGGTCTCCGAGAGGCTCCCCTGCTGCCCAGCATCCTCTGCAGCAGGTGAGCGTCAGGACCCAGGCTAGTCCCCAAACCCTGCCTGAGAGCCACCCCGCGCTAAGCACCGGTTGCCAACAACCTACCGAGGCTGGGTGGGGGCTGCTGGGGCAGCAAGTAGCAGGTGAGCACCTTCTCGCCGGTCCGGGCATCATCCTCCGTCTGGAACCGGAGCATGGGCTGCGCCTGGTTCTCTGCCAGCCACAGGGCCTTGAGATTGAGGTGGGTGAGCGCGAACGGCAGACTCTGCAGGCTGCGGGCCGGGCGGGCACAGTCAGCAGGCGTTGGGGCCACGGTTAGGCCCGCAGGGCAAGGCTGGCACTCACCGGTTCCCCGCCACGTCCAGCACGTGCAGCTCTGTCGTGTGGGCCAGCTCTGGTGGCAGGACGGCCAGGCGGTTGTCCCTCAAGGAGAGGACGCTGAGTGCCACACAGCCCCCGATCTCGGGCGGCAGCGCCTCGAGGTGGTTCCGGTCCACGTTGAGGTTGGTCAGCTTAGTCAGCTTTCCCAGGGAGCGGGGCAGGGCCTGGCCAAGAAGAGGAGGTCAGAGGACGCTAGGGGCTTgctgggggtgggaaggagaTGACAGCCCCTGGCAGGAGGGCACAGACACCCCAGGCCAGCTCCAGCCAGGGTCCCTCACAGCCCCTGGAGACCGGGACAAGGACCTGACCACAGAAGCTGTCTCCACCCCACTTCGTGCCCTCTGCTCCCCAAGCTCTGCCCACTGCCCTCAGCCTTCAGTCCCCACCACCAAAACACCCCACCAGGTCATCCCTGACCCTCTCCCATGGGTGCCCTGGACTGACCTGCGAGGCTGCGCCCTGTGAGCCTGTCTGGTGCCCCACTGGTCTGCCCTGTCATCCCTAGGGCTCCCCAGGCCCCCAGTTCCAGCCTGCCTGCTCAGGGCCAGCCCCTTCCCAGGGCCCTGAACCCCAGAGTCCCTTTCTCCATCTCCCCAGTGAGGAACCCCCCCGGAAACTCCCATGAACACCCTCCCCACAGCTAGCTCCTGTTTCCCAGCCTGGGGATGGGGATAGCAACACCACCGTCCCGAACCGTGGCCTGGTGCCTCAGCTTGCCCTGCTTTGTGAGGGGCAGGCAGACGCCCCTGGGGAGCAGCCTGCTCTCCATCTGTCTTCCCTACAGACAAATAAGTTCCCATTCCTGCCTCTTCTGTAACCGCTCCCCAGTGTTACAACATACAGCGATAAACACGAGACCTAGATTCTTCACGGTAAACGGCAAAGGCCCCTGCCCTGGCCTCACTGCCCCGCCTCACCTCCGGCCAGCATGCTCCCCCTCTGACAAGAGAAGAGCCCTTCCTGAGTGGCTCCACGTCAGGCTGCCACCAGCACCCCCCAGCAGCAGACACAGGCTGATGCCCTGTCCTTGTTCTGCACCCCCGACGGCCCCATCCTTTCTGCCTCCCAAGCCAGACCCTACCATCAGCAGGTTCTCCGTGAGGATCAGCTCAGAGAGGTTCTCACAGTCCCCGATGGCCTCGGTCACCTCGCACAGCCGATTCTGGTCTACCTTTAGGATGGATAGCTGCTTCAGCTGACCTGGCGTCGGGGAGACAGGGGGACAAGGCTGAGCATGGTCCCCAGACGTGCCTTACCCACCTGGCCAGAAGCGCCCTCAAGGCAGACAGCAAGGCCCCCAGCCCCTTCTGCCGCCGCCGTACTTCGGGAGGACCCTACCTACCTTGCCCCACAAGCCTGACCCAACCTCCTTCAAGAAAACACCAGGCCCCAGTGGCACTGCCACCCTTCCGCCCTCACAGACTCCACCGCCCCCTCCAGCACCACCAGctgcctcctcagccttctgggctGCCCCAGGgtcccacctcccctccccagggaCAGCTCCCAGAGCCTGGGCACACTCAGGATCCTCCCCTGTGTTCCACACCACACACAGCCCCGACGCCCCACGCTCCTCCCAGGGCCAGGCTCCGTGTGCCCCACCCAGGCACCCCCAGGCACACTAACCGATGCCGTCGGGCAGCCTCCGCAGCAGGTTCTGGGACAGCAGCAGGTCAGTGAGCAGCACCAGCCCGCCGAGCTCAGCAGGCAGCTCCTCCAGCCGGTTTTCCGACACGTCCAGGCACACCAGGCGCCGCAGGTTCCCGAGCTCCTGCAGGTGGGCAGAGAGTCAGAGCGCGGATGGGCACGAAGCAGGGGGCCAGCCCCACCCTGACTCACCGGGGGCAGTGCTGACAGCTGGTTCCGGTCAAGCCACAGCTCCCGAAGATTGGGCAGAGCCCCCAGAGTGTCTGGCTGCaagaaggaacagagaaaataGTGACTATGAGGCAAAGCCTCCTGCTGCGCCGTGCTCAAGAGACTATacgcccccacacccagctcccACCCGCCTGCCCTCCCGAGGTGCCCCTTGCTGTCGGATCTGCTCGCTGTCCCCTTCTTTGCCCTTGCTTCCGTGGCCCGCCCTCCGGTCTCTGCCCTGTCAGGCCTCCACGCACCAGCACTTCCAGATCGTTGCCTCCCAGATCCAGCTGTTCCAGCTTGACCAGAAATGACAGGGACCTGCAGAGGAAGCAGGGTGGAGGTGTGGCCACGCAGCCCTGGTCCCTGGGCTGTGGCCCTGCCCTGGCTGTTAGGAGAATGCCTGTCACACTCACGCTGGCAGGGACTTGAGCAGGTTCTCCCGGAGCTCCAGGGTCACCAGGTTGGCGAGGCTGAAAGAGAGACCAGGCGCTGGGGCAAGAGGAAGGAAAGCAGtggcagcaggggcagggccaATCCtggtcccccaccccaccctagtTCCACCTGAGAAGGCACTCACTTGCCCACGTCCCCGGGCAGTGCCTGCAGAGACACATCATTCAGGGCCAGGTGAGCCAGGCTGCGCAGCTGAGTGAAGCCATCAGGGAGCCTGGATGGGAGGAAGCAGAGGCCCTCGGATGACCAGTCCAGGGCTGTGGGACCCATAGCCCCTACCGACCCCACCACAGGCTGCCACCCACCTGGAGAGGGGGTTCCCGCTGAAGTCCGCGATCTCCAGAGCCTTGCAGAACTTGATGCTCTCCGGGATCTCAGGGATATCTGTCACAGAGGGTCACAGTGGACAGATGCCATGGCCTGCAGGCCGTCTGCAGCCCCAGCGGACACTCCCCAGACcccacccagcccctgcccaggcTCCCCACCGTTCCGGGACACGTCCAGCTCCACCAGCTGCATGAAGTTGGCCACCTCGGGAGGCAACCGCTGGATCTCGTTGTCGCTCAGGCCCAGCTTGCGCAAGTTCAGCAGCCGGAAAAAAGGCTGTGGGCAGGGAGGACACGGACTCTGTGGCAGAGACCACTGCAGAGCAGAGAAGAGCTCCTGGACACGTGAGTGTCACAAGTCAAGAGTCCCTAGGCCTCTGTCTGCTCCAGGTCACACCGGGTCCTGGGGTCTAACCACGACACCCCATttgcaaaaaaaggaaagaaacacacGGTACACACGCCCACTGTGGCTGCCTCCCTCTACTCTTCACACCAGCCTCCACTCTGAGAAGACACCTGCTGGCGACCAGACAAAGCCCCAATCCCCTACCCTGTGTCTTACCTCAGGGCCCACCCAGCCCCTGAACCACTTCTGCCACCCTCCAGGGGCCCACACTGGCCTCTGCTACTGCATCCTGACAACAAGCCTGGCCTGGTTCTGCAGCAAGAACTCAGTAAACGCTCCCCACAATAACACAGTACCACAGGCACAGTGCTACGCGCGAGGCCTGCAGGTGGCCACAGAGGACCGAGCTGTCACTGCCACGGCCAGAACAGGGTCACATTCTTTGGGACACCCAACCCCTAGGTACTGATCACCCAGCACCCCATCTCcagaaaagaaatactttttaatcTGCTTTCTCCAGCCTCCTTTCTTGTAGCAGCCTTAGGAGAGCACCTGACCACGAGAAGCAAGGGTAAAGAAAGGGGGACAGCGAACAGATCCGAGAGCAAAGAGTACATCAAGAGGGCTCCCCCACTCACCCCTGCACCCAGCAAAAAAGGAGAGGAGGTCTGGACCCACCTCCAGAGCGGCCCAAGAAGCTAGTACTCATCAGCCACCTGAATCCAAGTTCCACCCTAACCCCATCCACCTCCCTGAATCCCCACGGGTTTCACTCTGAGGCTCCGCCTCCAGGCTCGGTGACAATCGCTATCCCCAGGCAAGCACCTGATGACCGCTGCCACCTGCGCCAGCCAGGGCGGCTGGAAGAGAAGGGTGgggctggctggggtggggacCTGGCCAGTGCAAACCAGCAGGGCCGGCTGGAGGCTGCGGTGACTCGCCCGGGCAGATTCTGCCGCCGGAGGAATCACGGGCTGGGGGCGCGCCTTTGGGCGGCAGGTGCGGGCGGCCGCTCACCTTGGGCAGCTCGCGCAGCTGGTTGGCGTCGAGCAGCAGCTCCTCCAGGCTGCGGCTGTAGCGGTAGATCTCCTCCGGCACGGCCTGCAGCGAACAGTGCCGCTTGTCCACCGACTCCACGTGCCGGTTGCAGCGCCACAGCGGGATGCACTTGAGCATGGTGCGGGTGGGCGGCGCGGGCTCCGGCGGCGGCGCTCGGCGGGCTCGGGGCCGGGGGGCGGGGCTCAGTCCGCATGGGCGCCGCGCATGGGGAGGGGGCGCAGGCAGGGGGCGGGCCGCCCGAGACTGGACGGGGACGCGGCCGCGGCCGGCGCTGGGCCCGGCCCGCGCTCGGAACGCTCGGACTGCGGGCCTGGGCAGGGGGCGCGGCCCGGCGGGTCTCAGACTCTTAGGAAGCGCGgggagcggcggcggcggcggctccgcATCCCGCTTGGTCCTGCTCAGCTCGTCCCGCCCGCTCGTCCGCCCGCTGTGCCGCACCGGAACCGCCGCTGCCCGCCGGACTGCCCCGCCGACACCCACCCGGCCGCCGCGCAGCCCGTCGGGAAGCCGAGTCCGGCCCTCGCCGCCTAGCACGCCCGGACTGCGGCCCCCAGAAGGCCCCGCGCGCCGCCGCCTCTGAGGACCCGTAGCGGCACCGCGCAAAGCGTGCCGGGAAGCCGGGCCCGCCCCGCGCGCGGGATATTGGGAGCTACAATCCACGAGAGGCGGCGCCCTCCGCCCTCCGGTCTTCAGCCCGGCCCCTGGCCCCGCGGCATTTGGCCACGAATCTTAACGCACAGCCTCCTCCCGGGAAGCGACCATGCCCGCCCGCCCGCCTTGGACGGCCGGCTCTGCGGCACAAAAGCACTGGCAGCGCGCGCTGTCCAGCGGGTCGCGGTGTCCCGGTGCCCAGCCTTCTCTCAGCACCACCCTGCGGGGACGGCTGCGAGCCCGCGCGCGAGAGCCTGGCGCCCCAGGCAGCCCCGCCCACCCAGCCGCCGCCACCCGCGGGACGGGGCCCGGGGCGCCAACCCCCTGCCCAGGTCTCGCCCACGGCAGGCCCCTCCTGCCAACAGGAAGCAGGTCCAGAGACCCCCCCAACCCTGCCTCCTCGCCCTAGACCCCCTAAGGACACACGCCCAGGATCGGTGACAGGACCGACGGCAGACACACGGACGTTCAGGGCCAGCAGCATCCGCACCTTTATCCGCACTGtaggctgggctgggcagagcGCGCCTGGCCCCGGGGACACCACTGTATCACTATAAAACCCAGAGGAAACAAGGAACAAGTGCAAGTCCGGGGAGAGGGACCACTGTCACGCAGAGAGGTCACTGTTATCAAAACGCTCCTGGTCGTACACTTCAGCCACCACCTTGCGGCCAGCAAACCAGCGGCCATTGAGGGCCTGGATGGCCTTATGAGTCTCAGAGGCTATGGAAAACTCCACAAAGATCTTGACAATGATTTCTGCATCCTCCTCCTCGCCTTGTTTCTCTTGGTAGATGATGACGCGGTTCACGGCCCCGAACTTGCCACACTCCTCTGTCACCTCCCCTTCCAGGTCATCATCGATGTCCTTGGGGTCCACCATGTTGCGCAGAACCATCACTGTAGACTGTGGGGCAGGGCCGAGGGGAAGACAGCTGAGCACTGCGGCCCCGCCCCCCTACCCTCTCCCCCGCCACCACCCTGCCCCTCTGCCTACCTCCTGCTTGCGGAGCAGCTTCTGCATCACCATGTGTCGGGCGCTACTGCCCGAGATGCTCATGTGCTCCTGCTCGCTCAGCATCTCTGGCCGCTCTGACTCGGGAAAcagctcctcttcttccttctccttcttgggCTCCAGGAGACCCAGCGTTGGAGGGCTGGCCAGGATGGGGTTCACCACTCCCACCGAGGGGATGGTGACCGGGATAGGAGGACGGGCTGGGGTCACACCTGCAGGAAAACCAACCAGGTCCATCAGTCACTCCCTACCACCCCCCTTCCCAGAAAGGCACAGAGCTGGCCTGCCCTGGGCTCAGAGGGTTGTGCCCAGACCACCAGGGCCAGGCAGCTGAGGGCAGCGAGCCGAGAGATGCcaggacaggagaggagaggatcTGGTACCACTTAAGACTCACCTGTGATGACTCCAGGTGCCTGGGCAGCCATGACAGCCTGGGGCAAAGTGCCCAGGGGCTGGGCCAGGGTCAGTGCTGGGGACACCAGTCCAGGTGTGCCCAGGGTACCCAGCACCGCTGCTCCGGCCACTGCTTCCTGCAACCCAAAAGGTCACCGTGCTCAGTCCCTGGTCTGGCTACTCAAGACCACCTTGAATCAGTCTCCAAGGAATCAGGGGCCAGCCCGCCCACCCTCAAGCCGACAGCTGTGTGGGCCCTCACCTGAGCTGTGATCTTGGCAGTGGCTGCAGCAGCTGCCACAGCAGCGGCAGGTGGGAGGCCTCCAGGCGTGGCTGGTGTGAGTAGGGGCATGGGCGGTGTGACAGCCTTGCCCACCCGCAAGTACTGGCCACCCAGGTCAAAGAGGTTCATGGAAGACACAGCATCTTGGGACGACTGGGCCTTCTCGTACTCTGTGGGCAGGAGCAGCAGTGAGCAGGGCCAGCCCCAGCCTCAGGTGGCCCCcatcccgcctcagccaccccagctcACCAATGAAGCCGTAGCCCTTGTGCTTGCCAGTTGTGGGGTCCCGGGCCAGTGTGCAGGACTTGATCTTGCCAAAGGCCTCAAACACGCTCTTGATGTCATCGTCTGAGAGGTCCTGGTGCACAGAGGCCACGTAGATGCGGTTGAAGGCCCGTGCCTCCTCAGCCAACTGGTCTATGATGGGCTGGGCCTGCCCTATGTTGCTGGGTCTGCCCACCTGGGGAAGAGGCGGTGAGATGGAAAGACCGGTCAACCCAGGCCCGGCCACAAAAGGCTTCCGTGGAGGGGCAGCCCTGCACGCCTGCGGGATCGAGGCCTTGGCTCCCTGCCTCACCTTGATGTTCCTGCCCCCCAGCATCACCGAGTTCATCTGCTCCAAGGCCAGCTGTGCAGCTTCGGGGACCTCATACTCCACGAAGGCAAAGCCCTAGACACAGGGACACACCTGTCAGGCTGCGCGAGCCCAGGGGTGGGGGCGAGCCCGAAGTGGCCGGGGCGGACCAAGCCTGCTGACCTTGTGCTTCATGGTGACGGAGTCCCAGGACATGTCGATGCTCTTGATGGGGCCAAAGGGGGCAAAGGCCTGGCGGATGGTGTCCTCCCCCAGCTCATAGTAGATAGAGCCCACGTAGACGCGGCACATGATGGCCAGCGCCCGCTGCCGCTGAGCCGCCATCTGCAGCAGGACAGAGGGGAGAGAACCGCTGGCTCGTCAGGGGCGGCAGGAAGCTGGGCAGCCCACTCCCCTCCTGGcccacccacccagccctgcTGTGGGGAGGGCTCCCCACATGACAGGGAGGTGCGGGCTCCATCCCTGCAGTCATAGTGTGGGGGTCGCAGGACCCCGCCACCCAAAGAAGGAAGGCCAGGCCCAGCGGCAGGACAGGACGCACCCCAGCCCGCCAAGGTCCCAGGCAGACTGCGGCAGCAAAGCCGACAGATGGTCAGGAGGCAGGGCTGTGCGCCCTCCCACCCAGACCACCCCTCCAGTCTGGGGGCTGGGtatcccaggctgggctgggagaTCCTCCCACTGTCCCAGCCAAGGACCACGacagaagagggaaggaggaaccATCCAAGCTGGAGGGACCCACTGGTTTGGTGGCCAGAAGAGAGGAGGTCAGAAGACAGGGCAGCCACTGCCCAGAAGAGACCCCAGGGGAGGAGCTCAGGAGCCAGATGGGGGCTCCCTGAAGAGAGAACGAGGAGCAGCTGCTCATGCTGGGCCAACTCAGGTGGGGGCTCATGCTGTGCCTTCCCAGTGCCCTGCAACTCCTCACAAAGGAGCTGCCTGGAGCCTGTGCCCCCAGCCGAGAGAGCGGGCCCAGGCGAGACCACTGGCCTGGCCCCCGGGGGCACCATGAGGTAGCAGAGACCCTACGAGAAGCCCCCAGGCTCCTTAGAGCTGGTGACAGGCCTGGCCGGTCCAGGGCCTTGGCTGTGAGCTTGGCTATTGCGCTGAGGGACCTCCCCACACCCTCAGGGACGGGTTCTCGCCCCTGTCACCTCACAGGAGGCATGCCAGACAGGGGACTTCCAGAGCCACACGCAGTGGGCCACAGGGAGCCTGTGGGCCAGGGCAGGCAAAGCAGACAGCTGgagccaggccctgcccctcTCCACAAAAGGCCTTGTGGCCAGAGACCAGTTTCCCTCTTTAGACATCAGCTGGCCTAATGCAGGCCGAACCTCCCCATCCCGTGGAGAGGGGCCTGGAAGCATCTCTCCACATCAAGGGACTTCCCAAGGTGAGATATCTTCCTTCAAACCAGGCATTCCCTGAAAACGAGACTGTGTTCTCCTCACACTGGGCCCCCTGACAGACCTCAGGCTCCCCACTCAGAGCAAGACCCCCCCAAAGGTGGAATCACATCCCCCTCACTCAGCAGGCTCCCCAGACACGAGACCAGGCCTGTCCCTCAGGTCATGGTTCCCCCAAGACAGGGCCATGTCTCCTTTTCAGTGTGGGGCCCCACCCCCAGGCAGGCCAAGAGCTCTCTCCCTGACCAGACCCCCAGCCCGGGCTCCCATTCAGATGCTTCCCAGAGAGAACAAGGCGTGTGTTGCCCCATGGGAGCCACACACAGGGATGACCCCTCTGAACAGAGGCTCCCAGAGAAGGGTCCACATCTTCCCCTCAGGATCCCCGAGATGGGACCTGGCCTCCTCCTGAGCCTGcctctgggggaagggagggacacCTCCTTCCCACACTCCTCTGCCCACCACAGCCAAGGCCATAGCCATGGCCCCTGCCTCCTCCGCCCTGGCTGCGTGGCCTCTGCCCCTTGCTGACAGCCAGGCACAAGGCCCTGCTTGCCCTTCCCTTGCTCGCTtgggtccccccacccccaccccatccaaCCATCCTCCCTCCAGGGTCTGATGGGGCCATGAGTTAGGACCCCTCTCTCCTCAGGGGCCTGACCCCAACCCAAGAGCCAGGCAGCCTGGAGACTGACGGGGCTGGAGGCCGTGGGCACACCCCGTGCGTGCAGGTGGCGTGGGCGCAGACGGGCCTGGTGCTGGCAGCTACCCGCCCTGGCCGGCTGCCCTCCGCAGTTACCTGGCCGATTAGTTTTAAGGTGGGCCCTCAGAGCAGATGGAGGCCTCCCCAGGGGCGGTCCCGGGTGGGTGCCCACACCACtggccccaccacgcctggcgctCTGCTGCGCTCGTCCAGAGCTGGCGGGCAGGGCCGGCCAGGGGAGCAAGGTCCCCAGCACGTGGGCTGCACTGCCCCCCTCTAGCCCTGACTAAGGACATGAGCCCCGGAAGAAGTGAGCATTTCTATTGACCGATTGCAAAGGTGAGAGAGGATCTCCAAAGCCCATTGTCACTGCTGCCATCTGAAAGACAGTAAAGACAGAGTTCAGTCTGTTGGAGCCGAGCAGTCTCCCGCTCTCGTCAACACCTCACGCAGACAGCGGCAAGGCCCGGAGTCCCCGCCCTGCCAGGGAGGCCGCCTGCCTTCCCACACTGCCGGCCGCCAGCACCTGCCCAGGGGGGCCGCAGCGCCCCATGTGCCCCGCCCTGCAGCCTTGCAGCTGGGCCGGCTGGggcagaaaggaagggagggaggaagggagggagggaggagggcagtgGAGCACAGTGAATGGCCAGGACATCTCCTGGTAGCGTGAATGTCTGAGGGCTGGGCGGGGGGGCGTGAGGCTCGAGGCCCAGGAACCTGTCGGCCTCACACCGGCCTCTTCCCACGAAGGTATCGCAGCCTCCGGCCACAGGCCTGGAGCAGGGCCCCAAGGGAGGTGCCTCCAGACTGTCCCCTCAGTCCTGGGGCTGAGCCCAGGTGGTCTGGACTCACTGCAGGGGTGAGGGCCTGAGCAGTCTTATCCAGGCCACGGGGGCAGGGAGGCCCACGCCCTGCATGCTGCCACCATCGGCTGTGCACAGCTGGGGCAGGGAGCACGGGAGAGACCAGAGGCCACAGTGTGAAGACCAGGAAGGGGAAAAGGGTAGAGCTGCAGCCAAGCAGCCAAGAAAGGGGCTGCGGCGCTTTAGGGGCTCCAGCGAGCAACAGGTGGGAAAGGCTGGGCCACTCGTGCCTCAGAGAGGACCCCGGGGGTCCCGAGCATGAGTCTTTGAGAATCGGAGCACTGTAACAGCTTGCGGGGACGGCCGCAggcccaggaggaggaagagcgTGAAGAGGAGGAGATGGTGGCTGTGGTGGGGAGGGCGGTAGAGGCTCCGGCCGGGGCTCACCTGCAGGTTGgtgagctgctgctgctggtgcgCGATGGTCTGCTTCACCAGCACACTCTTGATGCTCTGCTCCATGGCGTACTTCTTGGCCTGAGAGAGGCGGCAGTGAGGAGCACTGGGGGCCCAGCCCATGGGAGACAGGCCTGCCCCGCAccccgcccctgcccctgcccccagttGACTGTCCCACACCTGCAGTGCCCTGGGAGGTCCATGCTCACCTTCTGAAGGGCCTCCTGCTGCTCGGGCGTCAGGGGAGGCAGCCCCAGCTTGGCGGCTGTGCTCTGCCCGTTCTCCATCTTGATGGAGTCTGTGCCCTGGTAAGGGAGCAGGGGAATCCATCAGCAGCAAGCTCAAGTTCTCCTTCACGTGGCCCCAGGAGGGCCACCCCTAGCACAGACTGTCCCCTGCCTGGCCTGTACTCAGGCCAGCCCTTCTGACATTGCTGTCCCCAGCCCAGGCCACTGTCTCCCCCGGGACCCATGGGGTAGAACacagactgaggcaggcaggtgcCCTGGAGGCCCTGGGCCAACCCGAGCAGTTGTGGGGCCCAGGCCACAGTGGCCTCCTCGGGAACCACCAAGATAAACAGCTGGAGGCAGAAAAGGGGTCCAGCCCCTTGTTGTCAGTCTGACCCCAGAGCTGCTATCACATGCCCGGCAGGAGAGCCAGCCTCAGCCGTCCTCCAAGGCAGGAGAAAAGGGCCACGGCTCTCTGGACGTTCTGGGACTCCTTGCTCCCAGGCTCCTCCAGGCTTCCTCACAGTCCCTGCCACAGACACAGGCTCAGCTTCCCTGGAGTTTCAAGGGGCCCACCCAAGGAGCTAATACAAGGGCCTCTCTCCCAACAGTGCTCCCCCCACCGTCCCCGCAGGCACTGTGCACACCTCCCAGAGAACACAGGCCTCTCTCGGGCCACACAAGCCCTGAAGAGGGCTCCAGCTCACTTCCACACACTCTTGCATGGGCTTTGCCTGGCCCACTGGGAGAAGCCAGGAGCAGACCCCACTGGCACCCTAGCCAGGTGGGCCTGGGGACCAAGAGGCCCTTGGGCAGTCACAGCCACTGCAGACCCAAGCTGATGCCAACCAGGATTATGTTTACGTCCCTCCTGTCAAAATCCATCTCTAAGCTTTTTGCAGAGGGAAGAACGCAGCTGTGTGAGCAGGGAGGCATGGCTAGCAGGCCCATCAGAGTGTGGGATGGGCAAACAGCATGCCTGCGCCTGTCCTCCAGCTCAGCAAGCACAAAGATCACTGGCCCACCAACCGGGCCCTCCGAGACTTCCAGACACAGCCTTGAGGGacagcagagaagagagaagggtCCCCAGCACAGAAGTGATGAGCAAGGACAGAGGGACACAGGAGGCAGGAAGGGACAGGCTGGCCCAAGCCCCAAGAACCCCCTCCTGCCTGCCAAGTGCTGGGATGCTGGCCCAGGC harbors:
- the PUF60 gene encoding poly(U)-binding-splicing factor PUF60 isoform f (isoform f is encoded by transcript variant 6; The RefSeq protein aligns at 98% coverage compared to this genomic sequence); the protein is MATATIALVNGQQGGGSEPAAAAAVVAAGDKWKPPQGTDSIKMENGQSTAAKLGLPPLTPEQQEALQKAKKYAMEQSIKSVLVKQTIAHQQQQLTNLQMAAVTMGFGDPLSPLQSMAAQRQRALAIMCRVYVGSIYYELGEDTIRQAFAPFGPIKSIDMSWDSVTMKHKGFAFVEYEVPEAAQLALEQMNSVMLGGRNIKVGRPSNIGQAQPIIDQLAEEARAFNRIYVASVHQDLSDDDIKSVFEAFGKIKSCTLARDPTTGKHKGYGFIEYEKAQSSQDAVSSMNLFDLGGQYLRVGKAVTPPMPLLTPATPGGLPPAAAVAAAAATAKITAQEAVAGAAVLGTLGTPGLVSPALTLAQPLGTLPQAVMAAQAPGVITGVTPARPPIPVTIPSVGVVNPILASPPTLGLLEPKKEKEEEELFPESERPEMLSEQEHMSISGSSARHMVMQKLLRKQESTVMVLRNMVDPKDIDDDLEGEVTEECGKFGAVNRVIIYQEKQGEEEDAEIIVKIFVEFSIASETHKAIQALNGRWFAGRKVVAEVYDQERFDNSDLSA
- the PUF60 gene encoding poly(U)-binding-splicing factor PUF60 isoform b (isoform b is encoded by transcript variant 2; The RefSeq protein aligns at 98% coverage compared to this genomic sequence) — its product is MATATIALQVNGQQGGGSEPAAAAAVVAAGDKWKPPQGTDSIKMENGQSTAAKLGLPPLTPEQQEALQKAKKYAMEQSIKSVLVKQTIAHQQQQLTNLQMAAQRQRALAIMCRVYVGSIYYELGEDTIRQAFAPFGPIKSIDMSWDSVTMKHKGFAFVEYEVPEAAQLALEQMNSVMLGGRNIKVGRPSNIGQAQPIIDQLAEEARAFNRIYVASVHQDLSDDDIKSVFEAFGKIKSCTLARDPTTGKHKGYGFIEYEKAQSSQDAVSSMNLFDLGGQYLRVGKAVTPPMPLLTPATPGGLPPAAAVAAAAATAKITAQEAVAGAAVLGTLGTPGLVSPALTLAQPLGTLPQAVMAAQAPGVITGVTPARPPIPVTIPSVGVVNPILASPPTLGLLEPKKEKEEEELFPESERPEMLSEQEHMSISGSSARHMVMQKLLRKQESTVMVLRNMVDPKDIDDDLEGEVTEECGKFGAVNRVIIYQEKQGEEEDAEIIVKIFVEFSIASETHKAIQALNGRWFAGRKVVAEVYDQERFDNSDLSA
- the PUF60 gene encoding poly(U)-binding-splicing factor PUF60 isoform d (isoform d is encoded by transcript variant 4; The RefSeq protein aligns at 98% coverage compared to this genomic sequence), coding for MATATIALVNGQQGGGSEPAAAAAVVAAGDKWKPPQGTDSIKMENGQSTAAKLGLPPLTPEQQEALQKAKKYAMEQSIKSVLVKQTIAHQQQQLTNLQMAAQRQRALAIMCRVYVGSIYYELGEDTIRQAFAPFGPIKSIDMSWDSVTMKHKGFAFVEYEVPEAAQLALEQMNSVMLGGRNIKVGRPSNIGQAQPIIDQLAEEARAFNRIYVASVHQDLSDDDIKSVFEAFGKIKSCTLARDPTTGKHKGYGFIEYEKAQSSQDAVSSMNLFDLGGQYLRVGKAVTPPMPLLTPATPGGLPPAAAVAAAAATAKITAQEAVAGAAVLGTLGTPGLVSPALTLAQPLGTLPQAVMAAQAPGVITGVTPARPPIPVTIPSVGVVNPILASPPTLGLLEPKKEKEEEELFPESERPEMLSEQEHMSISGSSARHMVMQKLLRKQESTVMVLRNMVDPKDIDDDLEGEVTEECGKFGAVNRVIIYQEKQGEEEDAEIIVKIFVEFSIASETHKAIQALNGRWFAGRKVVAEVYDQERFDNSDLSA
- the PUF60 gene encoding poly(U)-binding-splicing factor PUF60 isoform g (isoform g is encoded by transcript variant 7; The RefSeq protein aligns at 98% coverage compared to this genomic sequence) — its product is MATATIALGTDSIKMENGQSTAAKLGLPPLTPEQQEALQKAKKYAMEQSIKSVLVKQTIAHQQQQLTNLQMAAVTMGFGDPLSPLQSMAAQRQRALAIMCRVYVGSIYYELGEDTIRQAFAPFGPIKSIDMSWDSVTMKHKGFAFVEYEVPEAAQLALEQMNSVMLGGRNIKVGRPSNIGQAQPIIDQLAEEARAFNRIYVASVHQDLSDDDIKSVFEAFGKIKSCTLARDPTTGKHKGYGFIEYEKAQSSQDAVSSMNLFDLGGQYLRVGKAVTPPMPLLTPATPGGLPPAAAVAAAAATAKITAQEAVAGAAVLGTLGTPGLVSPALTLAQPLGTLPQAVMAAQAPGVITGVTPARPPIPVTIPSVGVVNPILASPPTLGLLEPKKEKEEEELFPESERPEMLSEQEHMSISGSSARHMVMQKLLRKQESTVMVLRNMVDPKDIDDDLEGEVTEECGKFGAVNRVIIYQEKQGEEEDAEIIVKIFVEFSIASETHKAIQALNGRWFAGRKVVAEVYDQERFDNSDLSA